The Streptomyces sp. NBC_01571 genome includes the window AGGGATGGCTGCCTCGTGTAGCGATGATCGGCCTCACGACCTCCATCGCTTCGAAAGACTAGGCTGACTTCTGTGCGGGCCGGTTACAGGGAGCGGGGAGGCTGGGGCCATGGGTGAAGGGCTATCGGGGGTATCGGTCTCTTCTCGCTGGGCTCCGGCCGAGGGTCAGCTGCCTGGTGATCTTGCTGTACTCACCGGCCCTACCCACGGCGTCGTGGAACTTCCGCTGCATCTGGCGTGGTCCGGGCTGCGCGCGTTCGATCTTGGCGACGAGAAGCTGCTCCTGGGCATGTACCGGATCGTTTTGCTCAACGGCAGGTACGTGGACTACACCCGTTACTTGGACGCCGCGCTGCTGGTAGCCCACTGGCCCATCCTCCGCAAGATGCTGGGCGGTGGCGTACGCACCGCCTGGGAGGACCGTTTCACGCAGCTGCGGCCGGCGGCCGCCGCGTGACCCTGTCCGGCCTGCCCGACCATCATCGCCGCCTGCTCTCCGACGCCCTTGCCGCCGGACACCCCTACGGGCTCGCTCTGATGGGCGGCTACGCGGTCCAGGCGCACGGCATCGTTCACCGGCCCAGCCAGGACCTCGACTTCGCCACCGAGCACCCGGCATCCATGCACGAGATCATCGACCAGATCACCCAGTCCCTCAGCAGCCGGAGCTGGCGCATTACCGTCATCGACGTGGCCCCGCTCAAGGCACGATTCCTCGCCACCGACCCAGACACTGAAGCCACCTGCGAAGTGGATCTCCTCAAAGAAGTCCTCTGACGTCCTCCCGTCGTACTGGACGTCGGACCCGTGCTCGACCTGGACGACCTCATCGGGACGAAAGTACGCGCTCTTGGAGACCGCGGTCTCGCCCGCGACGCCATCACATCCACGCCGCCCGCCACCACTACACCATCCCCCAGCTGGAAAACCTCGCAGCCAGACGCCCAGAAGAATTCGACCTCCAGGAGCTCCACGACCGGCTGGAAAGCCTGGAATGGATCAGTGATGCCGAGTTCGAGGCATATGGATTGGACTCCGCCGGGATCGCCGAACTACGTCACTGGGCCCAGGAGTGGCTGGAGGATCTCGCACAGCGGCTCGCCGAGCCCTACCAAGAGCCTTTCGACGAGTAGCAATCGCCTCAGCAGCCCGGACCCGCAGCCCGCTCAAACGCCAGCTGGGGGCGCAATCGTCTGAAAAATGTGCAGTGCGCCGGGGTCATGCGCCGCTGACCTCGCTCTGCGAAATGCCCGCGTTCCCGGCCGGGGACGGCCGGGAACGTCTCGGTGAGGGAATTATGTGCAGTCAGTGGGCTTTGCGGTAAGCCTCGTGGATGCTGGCCGGGACACGGCCGCGGTCGTTGACCTCGTAATTGTTGGCTCTGGCCCAGGTCCGGAGCTCCTCAGAGCTCGGCCCGTCGACCGGCGCCTTGCGTGCTCGACCGACTCCGCTCGCCCGACCAGTCTTACGGCCCTTCTCGATGAAGGGGGCAAGCGCCTCGAACAGCTTGTCATAGTTGTCCGAGACCAAGTCGATCTCATAACTCACGCCGTCGAGGGAAAAGGTGTGCGTACGCACCTCGTCAGTTTCTGCGCCCGTGAGGTCATCCGTGTAAACGGTAACAATTTTCTGAGCCATACGGGGATGGTACCGACTTTCCTCCCGGCGTCCAACCCGAACCTTCTGAAGCTGACAGATCCAGACCGGATGCCCTGCATTCGGGAGGAAAGAGGATAGAAGCAGATCAATCTCGGCCTCTTCGTCTCATGATTACTGTCGAGCTAGCCATCGCTTCTATCGGACAGGCGCGAAGTAATAGATGGGTGCGTCGCCGCTCGGCGTTATGCGGCACACAGACGGAGTTGGCATAAAACATGGATTCTCCTGCGTCTTGCCAGGTAGACGCCGGCGGAGCCGACCCGGAAGTCCTGCGAACCGTGGGAGTCCGAGAAACTCAGCCAGAAAAACCGTGAAACGAACACCGACCTGGACGACGCATCCCGGTCCGCCAGGGAACGGCTGCGCGCCGCGGTTCAGACACTGCACGTGCGTGCCGGACGCCCCGCTGCCAACGATGGCGCGGTCGCCAGCCGTTGGCTGCTGAGCACCAGCGCCGTTGCCTCCATTCTCGCTGCCCCGTCCTGCCCCACGAGGCCGTCCTCGAGACCTTCGCACGCGTCCTAGGCGGGGACACCGACCATTTCCACCAGCTCCTGGACAACGCCCGCGCTGAAACGCCTCAGGAGCAGTTCCTCGCCCATCCCTCACGGCGTGCCGCGTCGGCGCCCTCTTCCGCCGAACACTCCACCCCGCGCCGTCAGACGGGTCGGCACCCGCGAGGATCAGCCCGCCGGCGCGGACGCCGTCATGAGAACCTTCAGCAAGGTCCTCACCGAGGACCGGACCCTCGATGACTGCTGTGCCCGGCCCCAGCCCTGCATCTCCCCCCTCGCCCAGGAACGTGACCCTCCCGTCCTGCCTTCCAGGGGCCCCGCCGCGTTCGTCCCGGGTCAGCCAGGCGTCCGCGCGGCGGGCCTCCGCCACTGCCGGTCCGCCGTTCGGTCTTGAGGGTGGCCGCCGGCAGGAACCGTGGAAGCTGTTGCCGCTGGCGCCCGGATGGCAGACAGCCCAGAATGCGCTGGATGAGCGATTGGGTGGCGGCCGCATCCGGGCTGGCTAGGGCGGGAGTTGGCACTGTGGCAGCCATCTGGGGCGGCAAAGGTGAGCGCGAACATGCTCAGCTTGCAGCTGCACGCAGAGGACCGGCGTCGGCAGCATGATCAACGGCAGGCGGCCTATCAGGCCATGCTCAAGGCCGACCTGCGTGTGACGGCTGCCGTCGGCTCGGCGTTCGAGAAGCGGCGAGGCAGGAAGTCCCCCTGCGGCCATGAGAGAAGCGGCCCTGGCGATGCGACAGCAGGTGTACGCGGCAGCTTCGCTGATCGAGATTGTCGTGCCTCAACGCGTAGCGGCCGCGGCGCGACAGCAGCGCCGCACCAGGAGTGTTCAATCAACTCCTTCCTCCGGGAGACGGTCGAGCCCGCTCTGGACGGCGGACGACAAAACCTTCCTCGCCAAGACCATCGACCCCACCACCAGCCTCACGTAGCCCCCAGCGTCCAGGTGATGCGGATGCCTGGTGTCACTGCTGTTCACCCGGCGAGGAACGGGGGCGGACGCGTACCGTGAGGGCGCGTCCGCCCCTGTCCCTGTCCGAAAGGCACGTTCCTTGTCCTCGACGCTCTGCCGAGTGCGCGAACCTTTCCCCGACGCCCGGAGCGCCCTGACGCGGGCGCGGGCGATCATGCACGACCTGGCTGACTGGACCGCCCTCCCCTGGCCTCGACTGAAGCCGGTCACCACGGCCGAGCAGTACGCACACGCCCTCCGAGCTTTCGACACCGCCCGCATCTACGGGAACCAGGGACAGCCCGGCGTCGGTGCTGCCCTGGACGAACTGCGGCGCCGCAGGGTCATCACGTTCGACAACGAAGAGCCGAACTCCTGGTTCGCGGGGTATCTGGGGCTCCGCCCCGACCTGGCCGGACTCTGGCCGCTGCCAGAGGGGCTGACCCTCACGCTGGACTCGGCCCTGCCCTTCGGCGATCCCCACAGCGAGCCCGACGAGAACTGCACCGAGGAGGAACTGGACCAGATGGTCTCGGTGCTCGGGCCGCTGACCTTGGACGTCAGATGGGACTGTGCCTGGCGCGGCCTGCCCGAGTTCAAGGACTGCGGCGTGCAACTCTGCCTGAACGGCGTCTGG containing:
- a CDS encoding Lsr2 family protein; translated protein: MAQKIVTVYTDDLTGAETDEVRTHTFSLDGVSYEIDLVSDNYDKLFEALAPFIEKGRKTGRASGVGRARKAPVDGPSSEELRTWARANNYEVNDRGRVPASIHEAYRKAH